One window from the genome of Phocoena phocoena chromosome 15, mPhoPho1.1, whole genome shotgun sequence encodes:
- the CLDN9 gene encoding claudin-9: MASTALELLGMTLAVLGWLGTLVSCALPLWKVTAFIGNSIVVAQVVWEGLWMSCVVQSTGQMQCKVYDSLLALPQDLQAARALCVIALLLALLGLLVAITGAQCTTCVEDEGAKARIVLTGGVILLLSGILVLIPVCWTAHAIIQDFYNPLVAEALKRELGASLYLGWAASALLMLGGGLLCCTCPPPQIDRPRGPRLGYSIPSRSGASGLDKRDYV, encoded by the coding sequence ATGGCTTCGACTGCTCTTGAACTCCTGGGCATGACCCTGGCTGTGCTGGGCTGGCTGGGGACCCTGGTGTCCTGTGCCCTGCCCCTGTGGAAGGTGACCGCCTTCATCGGCAACAGCATTGTGGTGGCCCAGGTGGTGTGGGAGGGGCTGTGGATGTCCTGCGTGGTGCAGAGCACTGGCCAGATGCAGTGCAAGGTGTACGACTCGCTGCTGGCGCTGCCCCAGGACCTGCAGGCTGCCCGAGCCCTCTGCGTTATCGCCCTCTTGCTAGCTCTGCTTGGCCTGCTGGTGGCCATCACGGGTGCACAGTGTACCACCTGCGTGGAGGATGAAGGCGCCAAGGCCCGCATTGTGCTCACCGGGGGGGTCATCCTCCTCCTCTCAGGCATCCTGGTGCTCATCCCTGTGTGCTGGACCGCCCACGCCATCATCCAGGACTTCTACAACCCCCTGGTGGCTGAGGCCCTCAAGCGGGAGCTGGGAGCCTCTCTCTACCTGGGCTGGGCGGCATCTGCCCTGCTTATGTTGGGCGGGGGCCTCCTCTGCTGCACATGCCCCCCGCCCCAGATCGACCGGCCCCGGGGACCGAGGTTGGGCTACTCTATCCCCTCCCGCTCGGGTGCATCTGGGCTGGACAAGAGAGACTACGTGTGA